From Paenibacillus physcomitrellae, the proteins below share one genomic window:
- a CDS encoding ABC transporter permease, with protein MRSESWLSIYKLLILTTLRSRMQYKFNFVFGSLMAAIVQINEFLMVAIVLYKFGEIKGWSLYEIGYLYAVLTLARTLYRTLGDEVHHLEKYLVSGDLDGVLIRPLPVLLALMPQGFRLMIGEVLQGGFVLVLAFIGLLRSGQIGWTAIPLTMFIIVAGAGILFAIGLATATMGFWTTRISELQNLTEDAARAAAQYPLTLYPKWLSGLLLTVIPVGLVNYIPSLYILRGELGLWAVGLTGLGAVFFLLLSLWFWRFGLTKYQSTGS; from the coding sequence ATGAGAAGCGAGTCCTGGCTGTCTATTTATAAGCTGCTGATTCTGACAACGCTGCGGAGCCGGATGCAGTATAAATTCAACTTCGTATTTGGTTCGCTGATGGCGGCAATCGTCCAGATTAATGAATTCCTGATGGTCGCTATCGTGCTGTATAAGTTTGGGGAAATTAAGGGCTGGTCGCTTTATGAAATCGGCTATTTGTATGCCGTGTTGACCTTGGCGAGAACGCTTTACCGCACCTTGGGAGATGAAGTGCATCATTTGGAAAAATATTTGGTGAGCGGGGACCTTGACGGCGTGCTGATCCGGCCGCTGCCTGTCCTCTTGGCCTTAATGCCGCAAGGCTTCCGCTTGATGATCGGTGAAGTGCTGCAGGGCGGCTTTGTCCTGGTCTTGGCGTTCATCGGTTTGCTGCGCAGCGGGCAGATAGGCTGGACGGCCATCCCTTTGACAATGTTTATTATCGTGGCTGGAGCGGGGATTTTGTTTGCCATTGGACTTGCGACGGCGACGATGGGCTTCTGGACGACACGGATTTCCGAGCTGCAAAATCTGACGGAAGATGCGGCGAGAGCCGCCGCGCAATATCCGCTGACGCTTTATCCGAAGTGGCTGTCCGGCCTCCTGCTGACCGTAATTCCGGTTGGCTTGGTCAACTACATACCTTCCCTTTATATTCTGCGGGGAGAATTAGGTCTATGGGCCGTTGGCCTGACGGGTTTGGGAGCGGTGTTTTTTTTGCTGCTGAGCCTGTGGTTCTGGCGGTTTGGGCTGACCAAATATCAAAGCACTGGAAGCTGA
- a CDS encoding ABC transporter ATP-binding protein — translation MRIEARHLNKQFKTPVVREGRFAGLRSLFARDYRIKEAVKDISFNIESGEFVGYIGPNGAGKSTTIKMLTGILHPTGGEVLLGGINPHRERKRAVRRLGVVFGQRSQLWWDLPVKDSYDILAKMYGVDEALKQSRLAQFAALLDLEEFWLTPVRKLSLGQRMRADLAAALLHDPDLLFLDEPTIGLDVNAKREIRQFLKMLNADFGKTVLLTTHDMDDIEQLCSRVMVIGNGELSFDGTVQSLRDTIGLPTRFRVTYRGEVNIPAIPALDHARLAVTLQEGSVITVEANRKTINTMEVLRELGSWGEIEDVEMAEPDFEEVIHRVY, via the coding sequence ATGCGCATAGAAGCCAGACATTTAAACAAACAGTTCAAAACCCCGGTGGTGCGGGAAGGACGATTTGCCGGACTGCGGTCTTTGTTCGCCCGGGATTACCGAATTAAAGAAGCCGTCAAGGATATCAGCTTCAACATTGAATCCGGCGAATTTGTCGGTTATATCGGCCCTAATGGTGCCGGCAAATCAACAACAATCAAAATGCTGACCGGCATCCTGCACCCTACAGGCGGGGAGGTGCTGCTGGGCGGAATCAACCCGCACCGGGAACGGAAAAGGGCCGTCCGGCGGCTCGGAGTTGTGTTCGGACAGCGCAGCCAGCTGTGGTGGGACCTTCCGGTCAAGGATTCCTATGATATTCTCGCCAAAATGTACGGCGTAGACGAGGCGCTCAAGCAAAGCCGGCTGGCACAGTTTGCAGCATTGCTGGACCTTGAGGAATTCTGGCTGACTCCGGTCCGCAAGCTGTCGCTGGGACAGCGGATGCGGGCCGATTTGGCCGCTGCGCTGCTTCACGATCCGGATCTGCTGTTCCTGGACGAGCCGACGATCGGGCTGGACGTCAATGCCAAACGTGAAATCCGCCAGTTTCTGAAGATGCTGAATGCCGATTTCGGCAAAACGGTTCTGCTGACCACTCACGATATGGACGACATCGAGCAGCTGTGCAGCCGGGTCATGGTGATCGGGAATGGGGAACTGTCGTTTGACGGCACGGTCCAGTCCCTGCGGGATACGATCGGCCTGCCGACGAGATTCAGAGTCACTTATCGCGGTGAAGTGAACATTCCTGCGATTCCTGCGCTGGACCATGCCAGACTGGCTGTCACCTTACAGGAAGGCAGCGTCATCACCGTTGAAGCCAACCGGAAAACCATCAACACGATGGAGGTGCTTCGCGAGCTGGGCAGCTGGGGAGAAATCGAAGACGTAGAGATGGCAGAACCCGATTTCGAGGAAGTCATTCACCGGGTTTATTAG
- a CDS encoding ABC transporter permease: protein MLYFTLASKAYARNLQFRGAHLFHNIASAAFGFLYASLWIGLGQDHSLGEYGVKGMVAYIAFNQAALWITTFTSNGLGIPQSVRTGQISLDLMRPIHLFSHLMAREWGQLAYQFVYKSLPIFILYFFLFHLELPRTLSGVLSCLLGLLGASYMSICINYLIGVTALWTTESNWLYWGNYSLSNLLSGFFVPLEWLPDWLARLAWLSPYPYLLYVPSRLFLGLGAGSLLWGTLFWCLLLTILCLLVTRLLRQKVEVQGG from the coding sequence ATGCTTTATTTCACTTTGGCTTCCAAAGCCTACGCCCGCAATTTGCAGTTCAGGGGCGCGCATCTGTTTCACAACATCGCTAGCGCCGCGTTTGGGTTCTTGTACGCCAGCCTTTGGATCGGTCTGGGACAGGATCACAGCTTAGGCGAATACGGTGTGAAGGGAATGGTGGCCTACATTGCCTTTAATCAGGCCGCCTTATGGATTACAACTTTTACCTCAAACGGGCTTGGGATTCCCCAGTCGGTCAGGACAGGCCAGATCTCGCTGGATCTGATGAGGCCGATCCATTTATTCAGCCACCTGATGGCCCGGGAATGGGGGCAGCTTGCCTACCAGTTTGTTTACAAATCCCTCCCTATCTTTATTCTCTATTTCTTCCTGTTCCATTTGGAGCTGCCGCGAACGTTGTCCGGCGTACTTTCATGCCTGCTGGGCCTTCTGGGAGCTTCCTATATGTCGATCTGCATCAACTATTTAATAGGCGTTACTGCGCTCTGGACGACAGAATCGAATTGGCTGTATTGGGGCAATTACAGTCTGAGCAATCTGTTGTCCGGCTTTTTTGTGCCGCTGGAATGGCTCCCGGATTGGTTGGCCCGGCTTGCCTGGTTGTCCCCTTATCCTTATCTGCTGTATGTTCCTTCGCGATTATTTCTGGGATTAGGCGCCGGTTCATTGCTTTGGGGAACCCTGTTTTGGTGTCTGCTGCTGACCATCCTCTGCCTGTTGGTTACCAGACTGCTGCGGCAAAAGGTGGAGGTGCAGGGCGGATGA
- a CDS encoding ABC transporter ATP-binding protein, translating to MFKTFVEPFKHPYPKLEQLDSSAGAAGMKTGTAVPAPAAGPGARVGSSARGGLKPKAKPKNWSATLGRIWLYLAKRKLKLILVLLMVVFSSALSLLGPYLIGTAVDHYLEGGNDGQWVKFLAGLAFVYLLFSLTSWLQNIWMIEIAQETVYRMRYDLFSHLHRLPIPFFGKRQQGEIMSRLTNDVDNVSSTLNSSAIQLFSSVLILIGTLSVMLFLSPLLTLLTFIVVPLMMLGMRWITRRTGPLYKQRQRNLGELNGFIEETLSGQRIIKAFSQEEKVIRGFRQRNEEIRYSGFWAQTISGFIPKLMNGLNNLSFAIVAGMGGILAIRGSITVGVILVFVEYARQFTRPLNDLANQWNTLLSAVAGAERVFEVIDEEVETKDELEAAPVSRVKGAVSFSHVGFSYEGNGDTLSSITFEAKPGEMIALVGPTGAGKTTLIQLLSRFYDATSGTITLDGRDIRSMKRESLRSHMAFVLQDSFLFQGTIRENIRFGRLDATDEEVEEAAKLANAHGFISRLPGGYDKVLDVGGSGISQGQKQLLAIARAILSNPALLVLDEATSSIDTVTELKIQEGLQRLMQGRTSFVIAHRLNTIRQADKILVLKEGRLIEQGSHEELLAQGGFYSSLYYGRLEEQQQEV from the coding sequence ATGTTCAAAACCTTCGTTGAACCCTTTAAACATCCTTATCCGAAGCTGGAGCAGCTGGATTCAAGTGCAGGGGCCGCTGGCATGAAGACGGGAACGGCCGTCCCGGCCCCGGCAGCAGGCCCTGGCGCAAGAGTCGGAAGCAGCGCCAGGGGCGGGCTTAAACCTAAAGCCAAACCGAAGAACTGGTCTGCCACGCTCGGCCGGATTTGGCTTTATTTGGCCAAACGCAAGCTGAAGCTGATACTGGTGCTGCTGATGGTTGTATTCAGCTCGGCGCTTTCGCTGCTCGGGCCTTACCTGATCGGCACAGCGGTCGACCACTATCTTGAAGGAGGAAATGACGGGCAGTGGGTGAAGTTCCTGGCGGGGCTTGCTTTTGTCTACCTGCTGTTCTCCTTGACCTCCTGGCTGCAAAATATCTGGATGATCGAAATTGCCCAGGAGACGGTTTACCGGATGCGGTATGACCTGTTCTCTCATCTGCACCGTCTGCCTATCCCGTTCTTCGGCAAAAGGCAGCAAGGGGAGATTATGAGCCGGCTGACGAATGACGTGGACAACGTCAGTTCAACCCTCAACAGCTCGGCCATTCAGCTGTTCTCCAGCGTGCTCATTCTGATCGGCACATTGTCAGTTATGCTGTTTCTCAGCCCGCTGCTGACCCTGCTGACGTTCATCGTGGTGCCGCTCATGATGCTGGGCATGCGCTGGATTACCCGGCGAACGGGTCCGCTATATAAGCAGCGCCAGCGCAATCTCGGCGAGCTGAACGGGTTTATCGAAGAGACGTTGTCCGGACAGCGGATCATCAAGGCTTTTTCCCAGGAGGAAAAAGTGATTCGGGGCTTTCGGCAGCGGAACGAAGAGATCCGTTATTCGGGATTTTGGGCGCAGACGATTTCCGGCTTTATTCCGAAGCTGATGAACGGACTTAATAACCTCAGCTTTGCGATCGTTGCTGGTATGGGCGGGATTCTGGCGATTCGTGGCTCCATTACGGTAGGCGTTATCCTCGTCTTTGTCGAATATGCTCGGCAGTTCACCCGGCCCTTAAATGATTTGGCCAACCAGTGGAATACGCTGCTTTCCGCCGTGGCCGGTGCGGAGCGGGTGTTTGAGGTGATCGACGAGGAAGTCGAAACGAAAGATGAGCTTGAAGCCGCTCCGGTCAGCCGGGTGAAGGGGGCTGTGTCTTTTTCCCATGTTGGTTTCTCTTATGAGGGGAATGGCGATACACTATCCAGCATTACCTTTGAGGCCAAACCCGGTGAGATGATCGCTTTGGTAGGTCCGACGGGAGCCGGGAAAACAACGCTGATCCAGCTGCTCTCCCGCTTCTATGACGCCACTTCCGGCACGATTACGCTGGATGGCCGGGATATCCGTTCGATGAAACGGGAAAGCCTGCGCTCCCATATGGCGTTTGTGCTGCAGGATTCTTTTCTGTTTCAAGGGACGATCCGGGAAAATATCCGCTTTGGCCGGCTGGACGCTACCGACGAGGAAGTCGAAGAGGCGGCCAAGCTGGCAAACGCCCACGGCTTCATCAGCCGGCTGCCCGGCGGTTACGACAAGGTGCTGGACGTAGGGGGCAGCGGCATCAGCCAGGGACAGAAGCAACTGCTTGCTATTGCCCGGGCAATTTTGTCGAATCCCGCACTATTGGTGCTGGATGAAGCGACGAGCAGCATTGATACCGTTACCGAGCTGAAAATTCAGGAAGGGCTGCAGAGGCTGATGCAGGGCCGCACGAGCTTTGTGATTGCCCATCGCCTGAATACGATCCGCCAGGCTGACAAAATTCTCGTGCTGAAGGAAGGCCGGCTGATTGAGCAGGGCTCCCATGAGGAGCTGCTGGCCCAGGGCGGATTCTACAGCAGCTTGTATTACGGGCGGCTGGAAGAACAGCAGCAGGAGGTTTAG
- a CDS encoding ABC transporter ATP-binding protein, producing the protein MAFIFTFLNKYRVAAVSAFVMMLVELAVELIQPYLISKIIDDGIRVQQLSVVWLWGGVLVVSAVLAFLAGVSSSFFASHTSQGFAYDLRDRLYNKVQSFSYSVFGRFAESSLITRLTGDITVLQDMIFMSLRFATRVPLVVAGSMIMALVVNVKLGLFLTVMVPLLFVFAFFMMKATTRQFRKAQRRLDDVNGIIQENLVGIRLIRVFVRMGHEVERFSQMASRLMNDTIKALRLTETTTPFILLMINAAVIVILWMGRVDIHTGSATVGEVVAVINYSLRVTGALSALSWIMASYSRAGASAQRVSEVLDTESDEAMFEEQSEADRTSGSASAVGESRSTGRPDHLANRTAAPSDVSVQIPRFRGAVEFREVGFRYPGSEVQILEQISFAAEPGQTIAIMGATGSGKSSLVQLIPGLHKPTEGNLIIDGQEISALDVSQLRKAIGYVPQEIVLFGGTIRENIAWGREDATLEQIRQAARRAQIHKTIEHLPLGYDTMLGQRGINLSGGQKQRLSIARALVREPAILILDDSTSALDLRTEAALLNALKELSCTTFLITQKISSTRSADLILLLDEGRLIAKGRHEQLLADSSLYRRICESQNQLSDADLTGADLSKAARQEESAQAERLQPESDNDKREGAAHVQNLR; encoded by the coding sequence ATGGCTTTCATTTTTACTTTTCTGAACAAATACCGCGTAGCAGCTGTTTCTGCCTTTGTTATGATGCTGGTCGAATTGGCGGTGGAATTGATTCAGCCTTATCTGATTTCCAAAATCATCGATGACGGGATTCGCGTGCAGCAGCTCTCAGTTGTCTGGTTATGGGGCGGTGTGCTGGTTGTCAGCGCTGTATTGGCGTTCCTGGCCGGCGTTTCAAGCTCTTTCTTCGCTTCGCATACCAGTCAGGGGTTTGCTTATGATCTGCGTGACCGGTTGTATAACAAGGTCCAGTCTTTTTCCTATTCCGTATTTGGCCGGTTTGCGGAGTCCTCGCTCATTACCCGGCTTACCGGAGATATAACGGTGCTGCAGGATATGATCTTTATGAGTCTGCGCTTTGCCACCCGTGTGCCGCTCGTCGTCGCGGGAAGCATGATAATGGCGCTTGTCGTCAATGTGAAGCTGGGCTTGTTCCTGACGGTGATGGTCCCGCTGCTGTTTGTGTTTGCTTTCTTCATGATGAAAGCGACGACCAGGCAGTTTCGCAAGGCCCAGCGCAGATTGGATGATGTGAACGGCATTATTCAGGAGAATTTGGTCGGTATCCGGCTGATTCGAGTGTTTGTACGGATGGGACATGAGGTGGAGCGATTCTCTCAAATGGCCTCCCGTCTGATGAATGACACGATAAAAGCGCTGCGGCTGACCGAAACGACGACACCGTTTATTCTGCTGATGATCAATGCCGCAGTAATCGTCATCCTGTGGATGGGCCGGGTGGACATTCATACGGGCAGCGCTACGGTCGGAGAGGTTGTAGCCGTGATCAACTATTCTTTGCGCGTTACGGGGGCATTGTCGGCGTTGTCCTGGATCATGGCTTCTTATTCGCGGGCGGGTGCCTCTGCGCAGCGGGTCAGCGAAGTGCTGGATACAGAAAGCGATGAGGCGATGTTCGAGGAACAATCAGAGGCTGACCGTACTTCTGGTTCAGCTTCTGCCGTGGGAGAGAGCCGGTCAACCGGGCGGCCGGATCACTTGGCTAATAGGACAGCAGCTCCTTCGGACGTTTCGGTCCAGATCCCGCGTTTTAGAGGAGCCGTCGAATTTCGGGAGGTCGGCTTCCGCTATCCGGGCAGCGAGGTGCAAATCCTCGAACAGATTTCCTTCGCGGCCGAGCCCGGGCAGACCATTGCGATTATGGGTGCGACCGGTTCAGGCAAGTCGTCACTGGTCCAGCTGATCCCGGGTCTGCATAAACCGACCGAAGGCAATCTGATCATAGACGGACAGGAGATATCCGCGCTGGATGTTTCCCAGCTTCGCAAAGCCATCGGGTATGTGCCGCAGGAAATTGTGTTGTTTGGCGGTACTATTCGGGAAAATATCGCCTGGGGGCGTGAAGACGCTACACTGGAGCAAATTCGGCAAGCCGCCCGCAGGGCCCAGATTCATAAGACGATTGAACATCTGCCGCTAGGTTATGACACGATGCTGGGACAAAGAGGCATTAACCTCTCCGGCGGGCAAAAACAGCGTTTGTCGATTGCCCGGGCGCTGGTTCGGGAGCCGGCGATTCTGATTCTGGACGACAGCACCAGCGCGCTTGACCTGCGGACGGAAGCGGCGCTGCTGAACGCGCTAAAAGAGCTGTCCTGCACAACCTTCCTGATCACGCAGAAGATCAGCTCAACCCGTTCCGCCGACTTGATCCTTCTTCTGGATGAAGGCAGGCTGATTGCTAAAGGCCGGCATGAGCAGCTGCTGGCAGACTCTTCGCTGTACCGGCGAATCTGCGAATCGCAGAATCAGCTTTCGGATGCGGACCTCACGGGTGCGGATCTTTCGAAGGCGGCTCGGCAGGAGGAATCTGCCCAGGCCGAACGCCTTCAGCCGGAGTCTGATAACGATAAAAGGGAGGGAGCAGCCCATGTTCAAAACCTTCGTTGA
- a CDS encoding cupin domain-containing protein: protein MNEKALSPLVKALNMEQHVEGGWFKELWKSSFEIPHEVLKPKYSGARAAASSIYFLLHPGETSAWHVVLSDELWLYHSGGPLELTLGGSGDSPEEGEKFILGMDIENGQTPQALVPAGVWQSARPLGDEPVFVSCVVAPGFHYDDFSLEK from the coding sequence ATGAACGAGAAAGCATTATCCCCGCTTGTCAAAGCATTAAATATGGAGCAGCACGTCGAAGGCGGCTGGTTTAAGGAGCTGTGGAAGTCTTCCTTTGAAATCCCGCACGAAGTCCTGAAACCGAAATACTCAGGCGCCCGCGCGGCGGCCAGCTCTATTTATTTCCTGCTGCATCCAGGCGAAACTTCGGCTTGGCATGTGGTGCTGTCTGACGAGCTGTGGCTGTATCACTCCGGCGGTCCGCTCGAGCTGACGCTGGGCGGAAGCGGAGACAGTCCGGAAGAGGGCGAGAAATTCATTCTGGGCATGGACATTGAAAATGGGCAAACCCCGCAGGCCCTTGTACCTGCAGGCGTCTGGCAGTCGGCCAGACCTTTGGGTGACGAGCCGGTATTTGTATCCTGCGTGGTAGCTCCGGGGTTCCATTATGATGATTTCAGTCTGGAGAAATAG
- the hflX gene encoding GTPase HflX, translating into MDIQEQKAVLVGVNLNNQPDFEYSMEELANLAAACDVEVVAELTQNMEKINKSHYIGTGKVEEVRELYSKLEANLVIFNDELSPSQIRNLESDLDCKVIDRTILILDIFEQRAKTREAQLQVEVAQLQYMLPRLIGLRESLGRQSGGVGTKNRGAGETRLELDRRRIEEKISALSKELEVVVAQRQIQRKQRRKNEVPVVALVGYTNAGKSTVMNALLEVFGGGEGKQVFEKNMLFATLETSVRSIELPDNKSFLLTDTVGFVSKLPHHLIKAFRSTLEEVAEADLLVHVVDYANPKYEQLIQITEHTLKEIGVKDIPTIMAYNKGDLAGVEIPRVEDAAIYMAAKPRTGVVELVDLIKQQVFKDYVTCEMLIPYDQGAVVSYFNEHANVLETEYENEGTRLRLECKTKDLEKYKQFVL; encoded by the coding sequence ATGGACATTCAAGAGCAGAAAGCGGTTTTGGTTGGTGTAAATTTGAACAATCAGCCGGACTTCGAATATTCCATGGAGGAACTGGCGAATCTGGCCGCTGCCTGTGACGTGGAAGTCGTTGCCGAGCTGACCCAGAACATGGAGAAGATCAATAAATCGCATTATATCGGTACGGGAAAAGTGGAAGAGGTCCGCGAGCTGTACAGCAAGCTCGAAGCCAATCTGGTCATCTTTAATGACGAGCTGTCCCCCTCGCAGATCCGCAACCTGGAGAGCGATCTGGACTGCAAGGTCATTGACCGGACCATTTTGATCCTGGACATCTTTGAGCAGCGGGCCAAAACGCGCGAAGCCCAGCTTCAAGTCGAGGTAGCCCAGCTGCAGTACATGCTGCCGCGCCTGATTGGCCTGCGCGAATCGCTGGGCCGCCAAAGCGGCGGCGTCGGCACCAAGAACAGAGGCGCCGGGGAAACCCGGCTGGAGCTGGACCGCCGGCGGATCGAAGAGAAGATCAGCGCTTTGTCCAAGGAGCTTGAAGTGGTGGTCGCCCAGCGGCAAATCCAGCGCAAGCAGCGGAGGAAAAATGAAGTTCCGGTCGTCGCTTTGGTCGGCTATACGAATGCTGGCAAATCGACGGTTATGAACGCGCTGCTGGAGGTGTTTGGCGGTGGAGAAGGCAAGCAGGTCTTCGAGAAAAACATGCTGTTCGCCACGCTGGAAACGTCCGTCCGCAGCATTGAGCTGCCGGACAACAAATCGTTCCTGCTTACGGATACAGTCGGGTTTGTCAGCAAGCTGCCCCACCATCTGATCAAAGCGTTCCGCTCGACCCTCGAAGAGGTGGCGGAAGCCGACCTGCTGGTTCATGTGGTGGATTACGCCAATCCGAAATACGAGCAGCTGATCCAGATCACTGAGCATACGCTCAAGGAGATCGGGGTTAAGGACATCCCGACGATTATGGCCTACAACAAAGGTGATCTGGCTGGCGTTGAGATTCCGAGAGTCGAAGACGCGGCGATTTATATGGCCGCCAAACCGAGAACCGGCGTTGTCGAATTAGTTGACCTGATCAAGCAGCAAGTTTTCAAGGATTATGTAACCTGCGAAATGCTGATTCCTTATGATCAGGGGGCTGTCGTTTCTTATTTCAATGAGCATGCCAATGTGCTGGAGACGGAATATGAGAACGAAGGAACCCGGCTGAGACTGGAGTGCAAAACGAAGGATCTGGAGAAATACAAGCAGTTCGTGCTGTAG